In Thermococcus stetteri, the following proteins share a genomic window:
- a CDS encoding Zn-ribbon domain-containing OB-fold protein — MGRPMQVARHWRHFREKYALIGGKCENGHVFFPKRPVCPVCGSRNVEEYQFSGKGKVISWTIVRNPPSGFEYYKPYPLALVELEEGPVVLAQLTDVDPEEIHEGMEVEMVTRKIREFGEDGIILYAYKFRPPIK; from the coding sequence ATGGGGAGGCCGATGCAGGTTGCAAGGCACTGGAGACACTTCCGTGAGAAGTACGCCCTCATCGGGGGCAAGTGCGAGAACGGCCACGTCTTCTTCCCGAAGAGGCCCGTCTGCCCGGTCTGCGGCTCAAGAAATGTTGAGGAGTACCAGTTCAGCGGAAAGGGCAAGGTCATAAGCTGGACCATAGTGAGGAACCCGCCGAGCGGCTTTGAGTACTACAAGCCGTATCCCTTAGCCCTCGTCGAGCTTGAGGAGGGGCCGGTCGTTCTGGCCCAGCTCACCGACGTTGATCCAGAAGAGATTCACGAGGGCATGGAAGTCGAGATGGTGACAAGAAAGATAAGGGAGTTCGGCGAGGACGGCATAATCCTCTACGCCTACAAGTTCAGACCGCCGATAAAGTGA
- a CDS encoding CGP-CTERM sorting domain-containing protein has product MTVTSVSSRSSSSTSSQEKPTGITEKGKKGTCGPAAFVLFALPPLVARRRR; this is encoded by the coding sequence GTGACGGTAACGTCTGTATCCTCCCGTTCTTCTTCGAGCACCTCCTCCCAAGAAAAGCCGACTGGAATAACTGAAAAGGGAAAGAAGGGAACTTGCGGGCCGGCTGCATTTGTTCTCTTTGCACTCCCTCCCCTGGTTGCGAGAAGGAGGCGTTAG
- a CDS encoding TIGR00266 family protein — MRYEILHRPSFSLLEVELDRGEEIQAEAGAMVHMSPTIKLETKARGGVFSALKRSMLGGESFFINTFRAEDGPGSLGLAPAYSGDVEAFELNGTLYAQSGAFLASYGDVDIDTKWGGAKTFFGREGLFLLKMTGRGTVFLSSFGAIYKKELHNERFIIDTGHIVAFSEGLDFNVRRVGRLKSTLFSGEGLVAEFYGTGTLYIQTRSMDSFLGWLVPHLPKRD; from the coding sequence GTGAGGTATGAGATTCTGCACAGGCCGAGTTTTTCCCTCCTTGAGGTTGAGCTCGACCGCGGTGAGGAGATACAGGCGGAAGCCGGTGCCATGGTGCACATGAGTCCGACGATAAAGCTTGAGACCAAAGCTAGGGGCGGTGTTTTCAGTGCACTCAAGCGCTCAATGCTCGGAGGTGAAAGTTTCTTCATAAACACCTTCCGGGCTGAGGACGGTCCAGGAAGTCTCGGTCTTGCCCCGGCTTATTCCGGCGACGTAGAGGCTTTTGAACTGAACGGCACCCTCTACGCCCAGAGCGGTGCCTTCCTGGCGAGCTATGGGGACGTTGACATCGACACGAAGTGGGGCGGCGCCAAGACCTTCTTTGGAAGGGAAGGGCTGTTCCTTCTCAAGATGACTGGAAGGGGAACCGTCTTCCTCTCGAGCTTCGGCGCAATATACAAGAAGGAGCTCCACAACGAGCGCTTTATTATAGACACCGGCCATATAGTGGCCTTCAGCGAGGGACTTGACTTCAACGTGAGACGCGTCGGCAGGCTTAAGAGCACTCTCTTCAGCGGAGAAGGGCTCGTTGCGGAGTTCTACGGAACTGGAACGCTCTACATCCAGACGAGGAGCATGGACAGCTTCCTGGGCTGGCTCGTTCCACACCTGCCGAAAAGGGACTGA
- a CDS encoding hydroxymethylglutaryl-CoA synthase yields the protein MRKLLKPKREVGIIGYGAYVPMYRIKAEEIGRVWGVNSFPIQEKSVPGLDEDTITIGIEAARNALKRAQIDPKLIRAIWLGTESKPYAVKPSGTVIAEAIGATPDLDAADFEFACKAGTEAIQAAIGFVGSEMADYAMAIGADTSQGRPGDHLEFTAAAGGAAYILAPKSSETLAYFEASYSYVTDTPDFWRRQHEHYPRHGNRFTGEPAYFHQIISAAKTLMEELGYTPNDFDYAVFHQPNVKFPLTAAKILGIPKEKVLPGLLSGIIGNTYSGATLVGVSAVLDIAKPGDRILWVSFGSGAGSDAFSLVVQDAIEEKGNLAPKTMDYVNRKKYIDYALYAKHRGKYIL from the coding sequence ATGCGAAAACTCCTGAAGCCCAAGAGGGAGGTCGGCATTATCGGCTACGGCGCCTATGTGCCGATGTATAGAATCAAGGCTGAAGAGATAGGGAGAGTCTGGGGAGTAAACAGCTTTCCAATCCAGGAGAAGTCCGTCCCCGGCCTCGATGAGGACACGATAACCATCGGTATTGAAGCGGCGAGAAACGCCCTCAAGAGGGCTCAGATTGACCCCAAGCTCATCAGGGCCATCTGGCTCGGAACCGAGAGCAAGCCCTACGCGGTTAAGCCGAGCGGAACGGTCATAGCTGAAGCCATTGGTGCTACACCAGACCTTGACGCGGCAGACTTTGAGTTCGCCTGTAAGGCAGGAACAGAGGCCATACAGGCCGCTATCGGGTTCGTCGGTTCCGAAATGGCCGACTACGCGATGGCCATAGGTGCCGACACTTCACAGGGAAGGCCAGGTGACCATCTCGAGTTCACGGCCGCGGCAGGAGGTGCCGCCTACATCCTCGCGCCGAAGAGCTCGGAAACCCTGGCTTACTTCGAGGCGAGCTATTCCTACGTCACAGACACCCCCGACTTCTGGAGGAGGCAGCACGAGCACTACCCGAGGCACGGGAACAGGTTCACCGGCGAACCCGCCTACTTCCACCAGATAATAAGCGCCGCCAAGACCCTCATGGAGGAGCTCGGCTACACCCCGAACGATTTCGACTACGCGGTCTTTCACCAGCCGAACGTCAAGTTCCCGCTCACCGCTGCCAAAATCCTTGGAATCCCGAAGGAGAAGGTCCTCCCGGGACTCCTCAGCGGGATAATCGGCAACACATACAGCGGCGCTACCCTCGTGGGTGTATCGGCGGTTCTCGACATAGCCAAGCCCGGCGACAGGATTCTGTGGGTATCCTTCGGTTCAGGAGCTGGAAGCGACGCCTTCAGCCTCGTCGTCCAGGATGCAATAGAGGAGAAGGGGAACCTGGCTCCGAAGACGATGGACTACGTGAACAGGAAGAAGTACATAGACTACGCCCTCTACGCGAAGCATAGGGGCAAGTACATACTGTGA
- the nadA gene encoding quinolinate synthase NadA, translating into MEIEKLIEEINRLKEERNAIIMAHNYQLPEIQDIADFLGDSLELARKAVNVDADVIVFAGVDFMAETAKILNPEKTVLLPTRRATCAMANMLTIKHIVEAKKKYPDAPVVLYVNSSAEAKAYADVTVTSANAAKIVGKLDSDVVIFGPDKNLAHHVAKVTGKKVIPVPPNGHCYVHRKFTLEDVERARKLYPNAKLMVHPECEPEVQEQADIIVSTGGMIKRACEHDEWVVFTEREMTYRLSKLYPNKKFYPARNDATCIGMKAITLQHIYESLRDMKYQIEVPAEIAERARKAIERMLEMS; encoded by the coding sequence ATGGAGATAGAGAAGCTAATCGAGGAGATAAACCGACTGAAGGAGGAGAGAAACGCGATAATCATGGCTCACAACTACCAGCTACCGGAGATACAGGACATAGCGGACTTCCTTGGCGACAGCCTTGAGCTGGCGAGGAAGGCCGTAAACGTTGATGCCGACGTTATAGTCTTCGCGGGCGTTGATTTCATGGCAGAGACAGCGAAGATACTTAACCCGGAGAAGACAGTCCTCCTGCCAACGAGAAGGGCCACCTGCGCCATGGCCAACATGCTCACAATAAAACACATCGTTGAAGCCAAGAAAAAGTATCCAGACGCTCCGGTTGTTCTCTACGTCAACAGCTCTGCAGAGGCGAAGGCCTATGCCGATGTTACGGTTACTTCAGCCAACGCCGCCAAAATCGTTGGGAAACTTGACTCCGACGTGGTCATCTTCGGCCCGGACAAGAACCTTGCCCACCACGTTGCCAAGGTTACTGGCAAGAAAGTCATCCCAGTTCCTCCAAACGGCCACTGCTACGTCCACAGGAAGTTCACGCTGGAAGACGTTGAAAGGGCGAGGAAGCTTTATCCAAACGCAAAGCTCATGGTTCATCCCGAGTGCGAACCGGAAGTGCAGGAGCAGGCAGACATAATTGTCTCCACCGGCGGGATGATAAAGAGGGCCTGCGAGCACGACGAGTGGGTGGTCTTCACTGAGAGGGAGATGACGTACAGGCTGAGCAAGCTCTATCCAAACAAGAAGTTCTATCCTGCAAGGAATGACGCCACATGCATTGGGATGAAAGCGATAACGCTCCAGCACATCTACGAATCCCTAAGGGACATGAAGTATCAGATAGAGGTGCCGGCAGAGATTGCAGAGAGGGCGAGGAAAGCTATAGAGAGAATGCTGGAGATGAGCTGA
- a CDS encoding thiolase domain-containing protein, producing the protein MEKPVIIGVGMVPVGEHWRVSLRDMAVEALLNAMDDAGIDNVDSLYVGNMASGSFIEQENLGALIADWAGLGNIPAVKVEAACGSGGAAVQEGAKAVMAGLEDVVAVVGVEKMTDAWPSDGTRYLAYAADAEYELFHGASFVALNALIMRLYMKTYGYTEEDLAYFAVNAHANGAKNPYAMFKRPITVDTVLKSPYVADPLKLFDAAPMCDGAAAVIITSKEKAKELGVPKDKMVELAGFWRAIDTINLANREDFLTLKAAKVAAEKAYKMAGVTAKDIDFFEVHDAFTVMAALSLEALGAAERGKGALLAKEGQIAIDGDYPIQTMGGLKSRGHPVGATGVYQTVEAVLQLRGEAPEGIQVPDAEVGLTQNIGGTGSNITVNILRRV; encoded by the coding sequence ATGGAGAAGCCCGTCATAATTGGAGTTGGTATGGTTCCTGTTGGCGAGCACTGGAGGGTCTCACTCAGGGATATGGCCGTTGAGGCCCTCCTCAATGCGATGGACGACGCTGGAATAGACAATGTTGACTCGCTCTACGTCGGGAACATGGCATCAGGCTCGTTCATCGAGCAGGAGAACCTGGGGGCACTCATAGCGGACTGGGCCGGACTCGGAAACATCCCAGCAGTTAAGGTGGAGGCCGCCTGTGGAAGCGGCGGCGCGGCCGTTCAGGAAGGGGCCAAAGCCGTAATGGCCGGACTGGAGGACGTGGTCGCGGTCGTTGGAGTTGAAAAGATGACCGATGCATGGCCGAGCGACGGAACGCGCTATTTGGCCTACGCGGCTGACGCCGAGTACGAGCTCTTCCACGGGGCTAGCTTCGTGGCACTTAACGCCCTCATCATGAGGCTCTACATGAAAACCTACGGCTACACCGAGGAGGACCTCGCCTACTTCGCCGTCAACGCCCACGCAAACGGTGCCAAGAACCCCTACGCTATGTTCAAGAGGCCGATAACGGTCGATACCGTCCTCAAGAGCCCCTACGTTGCAGACCCGCTCAAGCTCTTCGATGCCGCCCCCATGTGCGACGGTGCGGCGGCTGTGATAATAACCTCAAAGGAAAAGGCGAAGGAGCTCGGCGTCCCGAAGGACAAGATGGTCGAGCTTGCCGGCTTCTGGAGGGCGATTGACACCATCAATCTCGCCAACAGGGAGGACTTCCTCACGCTCAAAGCGGCTAAGGTCGCCGCCGAGAAGGCCTACAAGATGGCCGGGGTAACTGCCAAGGACATCGACTTCTTCGAGGTTCACGATGCCTTTACGGTGATGGCAGCCCTCAGCCTCGAAGCTTTAGGGGCCGCGGAGAGAGGAAAGGGAGCCCTGCTCGCGAAGGAGGGCCAGATAGCAATAGACGGCGACTATCCAATACAGACTATGGGCGGCCTTAAGAGCAGAGGACACCCCGTCGGAGCCACCGGCGTTTACCAGACGGTTGAGGCAGTCCTCCAGCTACGTGGAGAGGCGCCGGAAGGAATACAGGTTCCCGACGCTGAGGTCGGCCTGACCCAGAACATAGGTGGAACCGGTTCAAACATAACCGTCAACATCCTGAGGAGGGTCTGA
- a CDS encoding C/D box methylation guide ribonucleoprotein complex aNOP56 subunit (functions along with aFIB and aL7a; guides 2'-O-methylation of ribose to specific sites in RNAs), giving the protein MKAYISENVRGIYAFDESGKLIGSKPFSGKPEVSLDRLLKGEPSDELIEFLDELGNEGYTEFVVEDSELSRNLKELGYNATAEFPNIAGEKLRSSPEEFLGENWFDEYFSVGVALTRLRIQEQSGARDKMIIQAIEALDDIDKVINLLVSRLREWYGLHFPELDELLPKHPQYVAFVKEIGPRENATRERLEKLGFSEGKMEKILEAAEKSMGAPLGKFDSAIIQKLASEISDLYKLREQIEDYLETAMDEVAPNLKALVGAKLAARLMSLAGGLKELAMMPASTIQVLGAEKALFRHLRSGAKPPKHGVIFQYPAINRSPWWQRGKIARALAGKLAIATRVDYFSGEYIGEELKKELEQRIQEIKEKYPNPPKRKARPEKKKKEKKKFKGKGKGKPEKGKGFGGKREGEGKKDKKKKKKGKGGKR; this is encoded by the coding sequence ATGAAAGCTTACATATCTGAGAACGTCAGAGGCATCTACGCCTTTGACGAGAGCGGGAAGCTCATAGGGAGCAAACCCTTCAGCGGGAAGCCCGAGGTGAGCCTCGACAGGCTCCTCAAAGGCGAGCCGAGCGACGAGCTCATAGAGTTCCTTGACGAGCTTGGAAACGAAGGCTACACCGAGTTCGTGGTCGAGGACTCCGAACTTAGCAGGAACCTCAAGGAGCTCGGCTACAACGCAACTGCCGAGTTCCCGAACATAGCCGGTGAAAAGCTCCGCTCAAGCCCTGAGGAGTTCCTGGGAGAGAACTGGTTCGATGAGTACTTCAGCGTTGGCGTTGCCTTGACCAGGCTCCGCATACAGGAGCAGAGCGGGGCAAGGGACAAGATGATCATCCAGGCCATTGAAGCCCTCGACGACATTGACAAGGTCATAAACCTCCTCGTTTCTCGCCTTAGGGAGTGGTACGGCCTCCACTTCCCGGAGCTCGATGAACTCCTTCCGAAGCACCCACAGTACGTTGCGTTCGTCAAGGAGATCGGCCCGAGAGAAAACGCCACCAGGGAGAGGCTTGAGAAGCTCGGCTTCTCCGAGGGTAAGATGGAAAAAATCCTCGAAGCGGCCGAGAAGTCCATGGGCGCTCCGCTGGGCAAGTTCGACAGCGCTATAATCCAGAAGTTGGCCAGCGAGATAAGCGACCTCTACAAGCTGAGGGAGCAGATAGAGGACTACCTCGAAACTGCCATGGACGAAGTTGCTCCGAACCTCAAGGCTCTCGTCGGAGCGAAGCTTGCTGCCAGGCTCATGAGCCTCGCAGGTGGGTTGAAGGAGCTCGCAATGATGCCGGCCTCAACAATACAGGTTCTTGGCGCGGAAAAGGCGCTCTTCAGGCACCTCAGGAGCGGTGCCAAACCGCCCAAGCACGGTGTCATCTTCCAGTATCCAGCAATAAACCGCTCGCCGTGGTGGCAGAGGGGTAAGATAGCTCGCGCTCTGGCAGGAAAGCTCGCGATAGCTACCAGGGTGGACTACTTCTCCGGCGAATACATAGGTGAGGAGCTGAAGAAGGAGCTCGAGCAGAGGATTCAGGAAATCAAGGAGAAGTACCCGAACCCGCCGAAGAGGAAGGCCAGGCCCGAGAAGAAAAAGAAGGAAAAGAAGAAGTTCAAGGGCAAAGGCAAAGGAAAACCCGAGAAGGGCAAGGGCTTCGGCGGAAAGAGGGAAGGAGAGGGCAAGAAGGACAAGAAGAAAAAGAAGAAGGGTAAGGGCGGTAAGAGGTGA
- a CDS encoding ribose 1,5-bisphosphate isomerase: protein MAVVKDVLEIAEKIKNMEIRGAGKIARYAAYALQLQAEKSKATNVDEFWNEMKKAAKILYETRPTAVSLPNALRYVMHRGKIAYSSGADLEQLRFVIISAAKEFIHNSEKALERIGEFGAKRIEDGDVIMTHCHSKAAISVMKTAWDQGKDIKVIVTETRPKWQGKITAKELASYGIPVIYVVDSAARHYMKMTDKVVMGADSITVNGAVINKIGTALIALTAKEHRVWTMIAAETYKFHPETMLGQLVEIEMRDPTEVIPEEELKEWPKNIEVWNPAFDVTPPEYVDVIITERGVIPPSAAIDILKEEFGWALKYTEPWED from the coding sequence ATGGCAGTTGTGAAAGACGTCCTTGAGATTGCAGAGAAAATCAAGAACATGGAAATCAGAGGAGCGGGCAAGATAGCCAGGTACGCGGCCTACGCCCTCCAGCTCCAGGCTGAGAAGAGTAAGGCAACGAACGTGGACGAGTTCTGGAACGAGATGAAGAAGGCGGCGAAGATACTCTACGAGACGAGGCCGACAGCAGTTTCCCTGCCGAACGCGCTGCGTTACGTCATGCACAGGGGGAAGATAGCCTATTCCAGCGGGGCGGACCTTGAACAGCTCAGGTTCGTCATAATAAGCGCGGCCAAGGAGTTCATCCACAACTCGGAGAAGGCCCTTGAGAGGATCGGAGAGTTCGGGGCGAAGAGGATCGAAGATGGGGACGTCATAATGACGCACTGCCACAGCAAGGCAGCGATAAGCGTGATGAAGACGGCCTGGGATCAGGGGAAGGACATAAAGGTCATAGTAACCGAGACGAGGCCCAAGTGGCAGGGCAAGATTACAGCCAAGGAGCTGGCCAGCTATGGGATTCCGGTCATCTACGTCGTTGACTCAGCCGCGAGGCACTACATGAAGATGACCGACAAGGTCGTCATGGGAGCAGACAGCATAACGGTCAACGGCGCGGTAATAAACAAGATTGGAACGGCTCTGATAGCGCTGACTGCCAAGGAGCACAGGGTCTGGACGATGATCGCTGCTGAAACCTACAAGTTCCACCCGGAGACGATGCTCGGCCAGCTGGTTGAGATAGAGATGCGCGACCCCACTGAGGTCATCCCGGAGGAGGAGCTCAAAGAGTGGCCGAAGAACATCGAGGTCTGGAACCCTGCGTTCGATGTAACCCCCCCCGAGTATGTTGACGTAATAATCACCGAGCGCGGAGTAATACCGCCCAGCGCGGCAATAGACATCCTGAAGGAGGAGTTCGGCTGGGCGCTCAAGTACACCGAGCCCTGGGAGGACTGA
- a CDS encoding fibrillarin-like rRNA/tRNA 2'-O-methyltransferase: MKVKKHRFPGVYIVIDEDGSEKIATKNLVPGQRVYGERVIKFEGEEYRIWNPTRSKLGAAILNGLKNFPIKPGSTVLYLGVASGTTASHVSDIVGWEGKVFGIEFSPRVLRELVPLVEERRNIVPILGDATKPEGYRALVPKVDVIFEDVAQPTQAKILIDNAKVYLKSGGYGMISVKSRSIDVTKEPEQVFKEVEKELSTYFEVVERLSLEPYEKDHALFVVRKP; encoded by the coding sequence ATGAAGGTTAAGAAGCACAGGTTCCCTGGCGTTTACATCGTTATTGACGAGGACGGTAGCGAGAAGATAGCGACCAAGAATCTCGTCCCGGGTCAGAGGGTCTACGGCGAGAGGGTTATCAAGTTCGAGGGCGAGGAGTACAGGATATGGAACCCGACGAGATCCAAGCTCGGAGCGGCCATACTTAACGGCCTCAAGAACTTCCCGATAAAGCCAGGCTCAACGGTACTCTACCTCGGCGTCGCGAGCGGAACCACCGCTTCCCACGTCAGCGACATCGTTGGCTGGGAAGGCAAGGTCTTCGGCATCGAGTTCTCGCCGAGGGTTCTAAGGGAGCTCGTCCCGCTAGTCGAGGAGAGGCGGAACATCGTGCCCATCCTCGGTGATGCCACGAAGCCAGAAGGCTACCGCGCGCTCGTCCCGAAGGTGGACGTCATCTTCGAGGACGTTGCCCAGCCGACCCAGGCGAAAATCCTGATAGACAACGCCAAGGTTTACCTCAAGAGCGGCGGCTACGGCATGATATCAGTTAAGAGCAGAAGCATAGACGTCACCAAGGAGCCGGAGCAGGTCTTCAAGGAAGTGGAAAAGGAGCTTTCAACGTACTTCGAGGTCGTCGAGAGGCTTTCGCTCGAGCCCTACGAGAAGGACCACGCGCTTTTCGTTGTCAGGAAGCCCTGA